The following coding sequences lie in one Mycobacterium sp. Z3061 genomic window:
- a CDS encoding EAL domain-containing protein, with product MHDYATPHRLDQIVTAVANQLIAADAGTSVDVSRRVLAYLVDQLGVDVSFLRYNDHDIDATKLVAEWPPRHDIPDPDPLAVIYFADADPVFASAQHAKEPLVLRPDTESDDYQRRIREGRQIMATSLAAVPLISADVTTGVLGFVKYGDREWHQAELNALTAIASLFAQVQARVAAETQLRHLADHDDLTGLHNRRALLAHLDQRLAAGQTGPVAALFLDLDRLKTINDYLGHAAGDQFIQVFAQRLRTACLSDSVIARLGGDEFVIVPPAPMSADAAVRFAEQLSDQFKEHVSIGGEVLTRTVSIGTACATPGIDTPSNLIRRADQAVLAAKHAGGDGIAAFTEDMSQRSELRNDIELHLRSGIESDALRLVYLPEVDLRTRSIIGAEALVRWQHPTRGLLPPDLFIPVAESVNLAGELDRWVLRSACREFADWRSAGLGRDLVLRINVSPGQLVTGGFVDFVADTINRHGIGASSVCLEITENVIVQDLQTARATLAGLKDIGVRIAIDDFGTGYSAMSLLQTLPIDTLKIDRCFVRRLGTDASDLVIVRGIMVLAQGFNLNVVAEGIETEAAARVLIDHQCYRGQGFLYSPPVTGAAMRGLLAS from the coding sequence ATGCACGACTACGCCACCCCGCACCGGCTTGACCAGATCGTCACCGCCGTCGCCAATCAACTCATCGCCGCCGACGCCGGTACCTCAGTCGACGTCAGCCGGCGGGTACTGGCCTACCTCGTGGACCAGCTGGGCGTAGACGTCAGCTTCCTCCGGTACAACGACCACGACATCGATGCGACGAAGCTGGTGGCCGAATGGCCGCCCCGCCACGACATACCGGATCCCGATCCACTTGCGGTGATCTACTTCGCCGACGCCGACCCGGTTTTCGCGTCAGCCCAGCACGCCAAGGAACCACTCGTCCTACGGCCGGACACGGAATCCGACGACTATCAACGGCGCATCCGGGAAGGCCGCCAGATCATGGCCACGTCGTTGGCCGCCGTCCCGCTCATCTCTGCCGACGTCACCACCGGGGTGCTGGGGTTCGTCAAATACGGCGACCGGGAGTGGCACCAGGCCGAGCTGAACGCCCTGACCGCGATCGCCAGCCTGTTCGCTCAGGTCCAGGCTCGGGTGGCCGCCGAAACGCAGCTCCGCCACCTCGCCGACCATGACGACTTGACCGGCCTGCACAACCGTCGGGCACTGCTGGCCCACCTCGACCAGCGGCTGGCCGCCGGGCAGACCGGCCCGGTGGCGGCGCTGTTCCTCGACCTCGACCGCCTCAAGACCATCAACGACTACCTGGGTCACGCGGCGGGCGACCAGTTCATCCAGGTGTTCGCACAGCGACTGCGCACCGCGTGCCTCAGTGACAGCGTGATCGCGCGACTCGGCGGCGACGAGTTCGTGATCGTCCCGCCCGCGCCGATGAGCGCTGACGCCGCGGTGCGGTTCGCCGAACAGCTCAGCGACCAGTTCAAGGAACACGTTTCCATCGGGGGCGAGGTGCTCACCCGCACCGTCAGCATCGGCACTGCCTGCGCGACGCCCGGGATAGACACACCGTCGAACCTCATCCGCCGGGCAGACCAGGCCGTCCTGGCGGCCAAGCATGCCGGCGGCGACGGCATCGCGGCCTTCACCGAAGACATGTCCCAGCGAAGCGAACTGCGCAACGACATCGAGCTGCACCTGCGCAGTGGCATCGAATCCGACGCTCTTCGGTTGGTGTACCTGCCCGAGGTCGACCTGCGGACTCGCTCGATCATCGGCGCGGAGGCCCTGGTCCGGTGGCAGCACCCGACCCGTGGGCTGCTGCCCCCCGATTTGTTCATTCCGGTCGCCGAATCGGTCAACCTCGCAGGCGAATTGGACAGGTGGGTGTTGCGTTCGGCCTGCCGGGAATTCGCGGACTGGCGCTCTGCCGGGCTCGGCCGTGATCTGGTGCTGCGGATCAACGTCTCGCCCGGTCAGCTGGTCACCGGCGGATTCGTCGACTTCGTCGCCGACACGATCAATCGGCACGGCATCGGAGCCTCCTCGGTGTGTCTGGAGATCACCGAGAACGTCATCGTCCAGGACCTGCAGACCGCCCGCGCCACGCTCGCCGGCCTCAAGGACATCGGAGTGCGGATCGCCATCGACGACTTCGGAACCGGATACAGCGCCATGTCGCTGTTGCAGACGCTGCCGATCGACACGCTGAAGATCGACAGGTGTTTCGTGCGGCGACTCGGCACCGACGCCAGCGATCTCGTCATCGTGCGCGGCATCATGGTGTTGGCCCAGGGGTTCAACCTCAACGTGGTGGCCGAAGGCATCGAGACCGAGGCCGCGGCCCGGGTGCTGATCGATCACCAGTGCTACCGCGGTCAGGGGTTCCTGTATTCGCCGCCGGTGACCGGCGCGGCCATGCGCGGCCTGCTCGCCAGCTAG